The following DNA comes from Myxococcales bacterium.
CGCGCCGCTCCAGCGTGGTGAAGGCCAGGCAGAACGCGCCGGCCCCGTCCGTGTCGACGAGCAGCTCTTCGGCGCTGGGGTGGATGTGGTTCTGCGCCGTCGTGCCGCACCCGAGCGACCTGCCAAGCTTCAGCACTGGCCCCCCCCGTTCCCGCGCTGCGCTGACCCTCAGGCGGGCTTGGCCGAGCGGGCGGCCGGTATCGTCCCGCACCGAGCCACGCAGCTCGATGCGGCCGTCTTTCAGCGCGGCTCGCGCATCGACCTGGGTGTTGCCCCGAACCTGCACTTTCACGGCCCACGCGCGCGGAGCCCACGCCACCAGCACGGTCAGCAAGAAGACACGGAGCGAGGCGGGTGAGCGCATGAAGTCCGATGTAGGAGTAGCCGCGCCCGAGCATAACTCCGATTGAAGTCCGAACGCTCCCGAACCGTCTCATTAGGCAGAGCGAAATGCATCCATGATGGTGACGGCAGGCGGCACTCGGGTCGTGGTAGGCTGCGGGCAAATGCCCCGGGCGGCTCGCCGTATCCTGACGCTGCTCGTCACGCTGACGTTGCTGGTCGTCACCACGATTGCTGCCGCTGAGGACAGGGTGGACAAGGCCACCGATCAGCTGAAGAACAGCGACGACTTCCGAGTCCGCACGCAGGCGGCTCTGGCCCTCGGTGCCTCCAAGAGCAAACGCGCGGTCGAACCGCTGTGCGCCGGCCTCGAAGACTCGAATACCACCGTGCGCGCGGCGTCGGCCGCGGCGCTCGGCAAGCTCAAGCAAGGCGGCGAAGACTGTCTGAACACGCGGCTCGACGAAGAGGAAAACTCCACCGTCAAGTCATCCATCAAGAAGGCGCTCACGCTACTCAAGTCGGCCTCCGAGCCTGCCATCACCGCCAGCACCAAGGTCTATCTGATGATCGCGAAGGCCAGCGACAAGAGCGGCAGGAGCGGTGATGAGATCGTGAAGATGGTCCGGAAAGCCATGCTCAAGGCAGCTGGTAAGGAAGACGGCTACGTGATTGCACCCGCTGACGAAACGCCCGCCCAGGCCAAGAAACGCCTATCCAAGTGGAAGAGCGTGAAGGCCTTCTACCTGTCCCCGAAGGTGCTCGAGCCGCGGTACTCTGGCGGCTCGCTCCAGATCAAGATCGACGTCGCCATCTTCACCTACCCGGGCAAAGCGCTGAAGGGCAGCATCCCCGTCAAGCTCACCCAGGACGGCGTGTCCGGCCGTGACACGTCGAGCGAGGACGATTTGATTCGCATGGCTTCGGAGCGCGCGGTCGAGAAGTTCTCGGCGAACATGGAGCGAATTCAGTGAGCCTTCCCGATGTCTTCGAGACCCCGGCGCAAGGCCCGTTCTCGCTCTCGGGGCTCCTCGGCCACTCGCTTGGCGGGCAGGGGAACCGCCTGAAAAACACCGCGTCAGCCCAGCAAATTGTGACGAATGCTCCCGAGCACCCTACGATGCGAGCGGGGGCGCCCGCGTGCGGTCTCCGAACGGACTGAGGAAAAGTCATCATGGCAGAAGCGGCAACCGCACCGGCGGCAGGCGGAGGGCGCCATCAGCGTCGCCTCCGAAACTACCTGCTGGATACCCATTTTCAGCTCAAGTACACGGCGTACCTCGTGGCGATCGCCATCGTGCTGAGTGGTTCGCTCGGTTTCATCCTGTATCGCACCAGCAACGCGGTGCTTGCCCAGAGTTACTCCACCGTGAGCAAGGGCGAACAGGTCGTGTCGTACGGCAAGCAGGTCGTTGAAGAGAGCCGCAAGGTGAGCGCCGTCGTCCAGATGAACATCGTCAAGGACGAGACCTACCAGGACAATCCAGCGCTGCTCGAGGCCTTCAAGACCGACGCACAATCCCAGGACGACCGTCTGAAGAAGCAGCAAGACGAGCTCGAGGCACAGTCAGCCAGCCTGAAACAGCAGTCCGCCGACATCGCGAATCAGCAGAAGACCATGCTCTCGTCGTTGACAGCGGTCTTGTTGCTGCTCGTCGTGGGCATCGGAGTCGCTGGCATTCTCGTCACGCACAAGGTTGCCGGACCCATCTACAAGATGAAGCGGCAAATCCGCGAGGTCGGCGAGGGCAAGCTCAAGATCCCCGGCAAGCTCCGCAAAGGGGACGAGCTGGTGGACTTCTTCGAAGCGTTCAACGACATGGTCGTCAACTGGCGGAAGCGCCAGGAAGACGAGATCGCGCTGCTCGACGAGGCGATGAAGAAGCTCGAAGGCAGTGTGGCGGCCGGCGAGATGGAGACGCTGCGAAAGCTACGCGCGGACATGCAGTCGACGCTCGATTGAAGCCTTCCCGCGGCGCTCAAAACGCAGCCTGGGCGTACTCGACAACCGGTGTACCGTCGTCGAAGGTGACACTGGCAGCGTCGAAGCGCATGCGGTCGACGCTCGAGTCGTGTTTGTACCGAGCCCTCCACAACCGCTCGCCGGCGCGGCGGACTCGCTGGCGCTTTTTCAGGTTGATACTGCCAAAGCCGGTCGTCCAGGCGCCGCTGCCTCGGGTCCGGACCTCCACTACGATGATGGTGCGGTCTTGCCGAGCGACCACGTCGAGCTCGAGGCGCCCGAGGCGCAAGTTGGTGGCGACGATGTGGCAGCCGTGCTGTCGCAGATAATGGACGACCGCTCGCTCCGCGCTGCCACCCAGCGCGAGTTTGTCGACGCGGGGAGCGCTACGGGTTCTT
Coding sequences within:
- a CDS encoding HEAT repeat domain-containing protein; this translates as MPRAARRILTLLVTLTLLVVTTIAAAEDRVDKATDQLKNSDDFRVRTQAALALGASKSKRAVEPLCAGLEDSNTTVRAASAAALGKLKQGGEDCLNTRLDEEENSTVKSSIKKALTLLKSASEPAITASTKVYLMIAKASDKSGRSGDEIVKMVRKAMLKAAGKEDGYVIAPADETPAQAKKRLSKWKSVKAFYLSPKVLEPRYSGGSLQIKIDVAIFTYPGKALKGSIPVKLTQDGVSGRDTSSEDDLIRMASERAVEKFSANMERIQ
- a CDS encoding HAMP domain-containing protein — translated: MAEAATAPAAGGGRHQRRLRNYLLDTHFQLKYTAYLVAIAIVLSGSLGFILYRTSNAVLAQSYSTVSKGEQVVSYGKQVVEESRKVSAVVQMNIVKDETYQDNPALLEAFKTDAQSQDDRLKKQQDELEAQSASLKQQSADIANQQKTMLSSLTAVLLLLVVGIGVAGILVTHKVAGPIYKMKRQIREVGEGKLKIPGKLRKGDELVDFFEAFNDMVVNWRKRQEDEIALLDEAMKKLEGSVAAGEMETLRKLRADMQSTLD
- a CDS encoding YraN family protein, whose product is MARSTSRPAAACRAAPQSPTAATTARTRSAPRVDKLALGGSAERAVVHYLRQHGCHIVATNLRLGRLELDVVARQDRTIIVVEVRTRGSGAWTTGFGSINLKKRQRVRRAGERLWRARYKHDSSVDRMRFDAASVTFDDGTPVVEYAQAAF